DNA from Nocardioides yefusunii:
GCGACGACGACCTGGTGGCGTTCCTCTCCCCCGAGGGCCGGGTGGGCTACTGCGAGCAGTTCGCGGCGTCGATGGCGCTGATGGCGCGATCCCTCGGCATCCCGGCGCGAGTCGCGGTCGGTTTCCTGGAGCCGGAGAGGATCGGAGAGGAGAGCTACGTCTTCTCCTCCCACGACCTGCATGCCTGGCCCGAGCTGTACTTCGAGGGCGCCGGTTGGCTCCGCTTCGAGCCGACTCCGGGGTCGCGCACCCCGGAACCGCCGCAGTGGTCCACCGACCCTCTGCCCGGCGAGTCGACCGCACCGCGGCCCTCCGCCTCGGCCAGGCCGAGCGCCAAGCCGAGTGCCAAGCCGTCACCGTCGGCGCGTCCCAGCGCCACTCCCCGTCCAGGGGGCGGGGCCACTGGTCGTGACCAGGGTTCCTTCGTGGACGCGCGTGTGCTCGGGTGGACCGCTGGCGTGCTGGTTGTCATGGGCGCGGCGGCGGCACCGGCTCTGATCCGCCGTCGTCGACGGGCGGACCGTCTGGCCGGTGACGACGCCGAACAGTGGTGGTCCGAGCTCCGCGACATTGTCCTCGACCTCGGTGGTTCCTGGCCTGCGGGCAGGTCGCCCCGACAGAACGCGGACGCGGTGCGGGTCTTCGACCCCGCGACCGACGACGCGGCTCTCGGGCGTCTGGTGGCGGTGCTGGAGGTGTCGCGCTACGCCCCCGCCGGGACCGTGGCCGAGGGCTCACCCGCCGACGGCGCCGCGTTGGTCGACCCGCTGCGGGACTCGCTGTTCGCCCACCGTTCCCGGGCCGCCCGGCTGCGCGCGACGCTCCTGCCCCGGTCGCTGTTCCGACGAAGGGCCTGAGCCGGTCGCTGGCCCCGGACATGAGTTGAGCCCCACCCGACAGTGTCGGGTGGGGCTCAACTCTTCAGGCAGATGAGTCAGGAGCGACGATCAGTAGCCGTCGCGGCGACGACGCCAACGCTCTTCCATCCGGTCCATGAAGGACGAGTGGGACTGGCCTCCCTGACGCGGCGAACGGCCCTGGCGCTGACGCCCGGCAGGACGACCACGGCGGCCTCCGTCGATCACGCTGAACCCAGCGGCGTTTCCTGCCGCGGGCGCGGAGAAGGGCGTCGGCTCGGCGGGGGTCGAGGGTGCACGCAGGGCAGTGACGCCGAACATCGCGGACCCAAGCATCACCACGAAACCGAGAATGCCGACCAGCCACTGGGCCGCAATGGCACCGGTCATGAGCAGGACGACGCCGACCACGAACGCGGCAGCGGCAATCAGTGCGCGGCGACGTGCAGCGCGGCGGAACGGGGTCCCTCGCAGCGTGCTGGCGAGCTTGGGGTCCTCCTCCACCAGAGCGCGCTCCATCTGCGCAAGTACACGCAGTTCCTCTTCGGAGAGCGGCACAGTTCCTCCCGACGGGGTTCGAAGAGCGGTGGTTCCGCCTCAACGAGTCTAGGCAGCGGTCAGGGACCACGGTAGCCGCCACTGTGAAATCTTCACCAAGCCACCTCACAAGGGTGGCCGTTCCGCAACCTTCGCGGCGGACGGTCACCGCGCCAGCAGGCTCGCCGGCCCCACGACGGCGCTCCCGAACCTGCGTGCGGCGGCGTCGACCGCTCGCTCTGCGTCGCTCCAGCCCTGTTCGCGTTGCCCCAGCTCCATCTGGGTCTGGACCCGGGAACGTGGGACCAGGCCGCTGACCCGTACCCCGACCAGACGCACCCGGGCCCGTTGCAGTCCCAGCTGACGCAGCAGGGCGACCGCGGTGCGGTGAATCTCGAGCGTGACATCGGTGGGTTCGGAGACCGTCCGGGACCGGGTGATCGTGGTGAAGTCGGAGAACCTGACCCGGATCGTCACGGTGCGTCCGGCGACGCCCCCGGCCCGCATCCGGGTGGCCACCTTCGCGGAGAGGCGCAGGAGTTCCCGTTCGGTGACAGAGGCGTCGATGACGTCGTGCTCGAAGGTGTGGTCGGCGCCCACGGACGCTTCAGGGGCGTGCGGACCCGACTTCGCCACCACCACGCGCCGGTCCACGCCGTGGGCCAGCTCGTACAGATGGGTGCCGACTGCCGCTCCGAGAGCACGGTGCAGGGTCGGCAACGGGGTGCGGGCCACCTGCCCGACGGTGCGCAGCCCGAGTCGGTGCAGCAACGTGCGGGTCTTCTCCCCCACTCCCCAGAGCTCGCCGACGTCGAGGGGGTGCAGGAACTCCAGGATCTCGTCGGGGTCGACGGTGAAGACGCCGTCGGGTTTGGCGCGGCGGCTCGCGATCTTGGCGAGTGTGGGGCTGGGGGCGATCCCCACCGAGCAGGTGATCCGTTGCTC
Protein-coding regions in this window:
- a CDS encoding DUF3040 domain-containing protein; translated protein: MPLSEEELRVLAQMERALVEEDPKLASTLRGTPFRRAARRRALIAAAAFVVGVVLLMTGAIAAQWLVGILGFVVMLGSAMFGVTALRAPSTPAEPTPFSAPAAGNAAGFSVIDGGRRGRPAGRQRQGRSPRQGGQSHSSFMDRMEERWRRRRDGY
- the dinB gene encoding DNA polymerase IV — its product is MSALPHADLVAPECRTPVLHVDMDAFYASVAVRDDPALAQVPVVVGGGGRGVVLSANYLARSRGVTSAMPMTRARRLCPDAVVLAPDFDLYAQVSAAVLENFREVTGVVEMVSVDEAFLDVSGSARQWGSPRRIAEWLRSRIHDEQRITCSVGIAPSPTLAKIASRRAKPDGVFTVDPDEILEFLHPLDVGELWGVGEKTRTLLHRLGLRTVGQVARTPLPTLHRALGAAVGTHLYELAHGVDRRVVVAKSGPHAPEASVGADHTFEHDVIDASVTERELLRLSAKVATRMRAGGVAGRTVTIRVRFSDFTTITRSRTVSEPTDVTLEIHRTAVALLRQLGLQRARVRLVGVRVSGLVPRSRVQTQMELGQREQGWSDAERAVDAAARRFGSAVVGPASLLAR